A window of the Corythoichthys intestinalis isolate RoL2023-P3 chromosome 6, ASM3026506v1, whole genome shotgun sequence genome harbors these coding sequences:
- the tbx2b gene encoding T-box transcription factor TBX2b gives MRDPVFTGTAMAYHPFHAHRTSDFPMSAFLAAAQPSFFPALTLPPGPLTKSIPEHSLAGAETGLHPVISHHQAAQLRSIKSLEPEEEVDDDPKVTLEAKDLWDQFHKLGTEMVITKSGRRMFPPFKVRINGLDKKAKYILLMDIVAADDCRYKFHNSRWMVAGKADPEMPKRMYIHPDSPATGEQWMAKPVAFHKLKLTNNISDKHGFTILNSMHKYQPRFHIVRANDILKLPYSTFRTYVFPETEFVAVTAYQNDKITQLKIDNNPFAKGFRDTGNGRREKRKQLTMPSLRMFEDQGRDGVDSEASSETPTARDAVHSPLGADTSPLEFNRASLDEKTCTDSEQEFDNHGERCTSSNSLGTEPMSPYSSRFEERSRERPDMEKKDDSTFSIRSQDKDKAGNRNRKDTAKMLMKDPEAGSISAVKDTFSPLMVQTESPSHFNPSHLQSLALSGLHSQQFFNPLNNGSPLLFHPGQFAMTPGALSAMGMGHLLASVSGASALENSNLSPHGTGGSPNAFPFHFSQHMLASQGIPMPQFGGLFPYPYTYMAAAAAAASALPASSTSSPLCRNPFLATSRPRLRFNPYQLPISMSQSSSLLTTNLQCSLNSGSESSKACSRETSPALEHHSYNKNEGSCESDTSPKTKDSPNELQNIQRLVSGLEGQRAPSPSEDSTK, from the exons ATGAGAGATCCAGTTTTCACAGGGACTGCAATGGCTTATCATCCTTTTCACGCGCACCGGACGTCCGACTTCCCCATGTCTGCCTTTTTAGCGGCCGCTCAGCCTTCCTTCTTCCCGGCGCTAACCCTTCCCCCTGGACCACTCACCAAGTCGATCCCAGAACACAGTTTAGCTGGGGCGGAAACGGGACTTCACCCAGTGATCAGCCACCACCAGGCGGCTCAACTCCGCAGCATCAAAAGCCTGGAGCCCGAAGAGGAAGTAGATGATGATCCCAAAGTTACGCTGGAAGCCAAAGATCTTTGGGACCAGTTTCATAAACTCGGCACAGAAATGGTTATTACCAAGTCCGGAAG GAGGATGTTTCCACCGTTCAAAGTACGAATAAATGGacttgataaaaaagctaaatataTTTTGCTAATGGACATCGTGGCAGCGGATGATTGCCGCTACAAGTTCCACAACTCCCGCTGGATGGTCGCGGGCAAGGCCGATCCCGAGATGCCCAAGAGAATGTACATCCACCCTGACAGTCCAGCCACTGGCGAGCAGTGGATGGCAAAGCCTGTTGCATTCCATAAACTCAAGCTTACCAATAACATATCAGATAAACACGGATTT acCATTCTTAATTCAATGCACAAGTACCAGCCCAGGTTCCACATCGTCCGGGCCAACGACATATTGAAGCTCCCTTATAGCACATTTAGGACCTATGTCTTTCCGGAGACTGAGTTTGTGGCTGTGACAGCTTATCAGAACGACAAG ATAACACAACTTAAGATTGACAATAATCCGTTTGCAAAAGGGTTTAGAGACACTGGGAACGGAAGAAGGGAGAAAAg GAAGCAACTAACTATGCCATCGCTGCGAATGTTTGAGGACCAGGGCAGGGATGGCGTGGACTCAGAAGCTTCGAGTGAAACTCCGACTGCTCGAGACGCCGTTCACTCCCCGCTGGGAGCCGATACAAGTCCGCTGGAGTTCAACAGGGCGAGTCTAG atgagaaaacatGCACTGACAGTGAGCAGGAGTTTGACAATCACGGTGAGCGCTGCACAAGCTCCAACAGCCTGGGGACTGAACCCATGTCCCCCTATAGCTCTCGGTTTGAGGAGAGGAGTAGGGAAAGACCTGATATGGAGAAGAAGGATGACTCCACTTTCAGTATCAGGAGCCAGGATAAGGATAAAGCAGGAAACAGGAATCGGAAGGACActgcaaaaatgttgatgaaggACCCTGAAGCCGGGAGCATCAGTGCTGTCAAGGACACCTTCTCCCCACTAATGGTCCAAACAGAAAGCCCTTCACACTTCAACCCAAGTCATTTACAAAGCCTGGCACTGTCTGGTCTACACAGCCAGCAGTTCTTTAACCCTCTAAACAACGGATCGCCACTTTTATTTCATCCAGGGCAGTTTGCCATGACCCCTGGAGCCCTTTCTGCTATGGGAATGGGGCATTTATTGGCCTCTGTATCTGGAGCGAGTGCTTTGGAAAATAGCAACCTCTCTCCACACGGAACAGGAGGATCCCCCAATGCATTCCCCTTCCATTTCTCCCAGCATATGCTTGCTTCTCAG GGCATACCCATGCCTCAGTTTGGGGGGCTTTTTCCTTATCCCTACACCTACATGGCAGCAGCTGCAGCGGCAGCCTCAGCGCTCCCGGCAAGCAGCACGTCCAGCCCGCTCTGCAGAAACCCTTTCCTTGCCACATCTCGACCACGGCTTCGCTTCAACCCCTACCAACTCCCGATATCTATGTCTCAGAGCTCTAGCCTGCTCACGACCAACCTGCAATGTAGCCTTAACTCAGGCTCGGAATCATCCAAAGCATGCAGTAGGGAGACCAGTCCAGCCCTAGAACATCACAGCTACAACAAGAATGAAGGATCCTGCGAAAGCGACACATCCCCTAAAACAAAAGACTCTCCGAATGAACTACAGAATATTCAGAGACTCGTGAGTGGCCTGGAGGGCCAGAGGGCACCGTCCCCATCAGAAGATTCGACGAAGTGA